The Thermococcus sp. genomic sequence TGGCTCTTTACCTTGTTACAGTTGTGTCCTCCTTTGTTTGGGATATTCTAACTGGAAACAGCGTATTTGTTCTCGGGACACTTATCCTCGTTGTGATTTCTGGGGGTTTACTAACGAGAAAGCTACAGCTGGGTTTAGATGAGCTCAAGGTTAAGGGGGAAAAGATAAATCCCAACTCCCTGGGAGTACTGCTGTTTATGGGTTACTTCCCTTTCCTCCTGCTCTGGGGTGGGGTCATGAAGTCAGTACAGCTTACACTTTTTGCCACTGTATTCTTTGGAATCAGTCTGCTCGCTGGATTAGTGACAATAAGACACTATCGGGAAAAGGGTAATATACACGAACCGACCAGCGTCTGTTAGTGTTCCCAATGTTCGGCTTCCTAAGGCGGAGAAAGCTCAAGAGAATTAGGGAAAACTCTAACGAGACCCTCATCATGCATATAAGCGACACCCCCGAGAGAGTCTACACCTTTATCGCGGAATTAATCGATGAGTACAAACCAGACGTGATAATTCACACGGGCGACTTGGCAGACAACATCAAGCTTGAGAGGAAACCGGAGCTAAGACCCCTCTACATCGGGGCCGTGAGAAAGCTCGCGAGAATTCTAAAGTCCTCTGGGGCAGAACTCTACATCGTTCCCGGCAACGAAGATGATGTGGAGCTTGTAAAGAAGTTTTTTGGGAAGAGCGTTGTTGAGCCGGGAAGCGTTATTGAGATAAATGGGAAGACTCTCGCCC encodes the following:
- a CDS encoding metallophosphoesterase, which produces MFGFLRRRKLKRIRENSNETLIMHISDTPERVYTFIAELIDEYKPDVIIHTGDLADNIKLERKPELRPLYIGAVRKLARILKSSGAELYIVPGNEDDVELVKKFFGKSVVEPGSVIEINGKTLALGHTWEDVADKNTDFKLYGHNFRVIPKGLNAVLGVNFVFLPSGMVVRMDYPVGTDTARGYKLRRGL